The Dreissena polymorpha isolate Duluth1 chromosome 2, UMN_Dpol_1.0, whole genome shotgun sequence nucleotide sequence ATGGATGCATCCAAAGAAGTAGAAAAGATGGAAGACGATGATGAGGATGAGTCTGATGCAGGAGATCTTGTATATTTTTCAAGAGGTGGGGACGCCCATATCCTAGCTGACGACATAGATATGTCTAGAGAAGAATCAAGGACGGAAAACATAGATATGTCTACAGAAGAATCGAGGATAGAAGACAGAGATGATATTTCTAGTGAAGTTCCCGGAGAACAACGAAACGAAGATAGGGAAGAATTAATACAAGCAGAGGATAGAGTAGATGACGTTGTTGAAGATGTTCCTGAATCTACAGCAGGGAATGAAGAAGAGAACAACGAAGAAGAGATGCCTGAAAACGTACCTCATCAAGTAGATTTGTCGCAAGAAGCTGACATTACTGAAGAACCAGACATTACTGAATACCCTATACAAGATCAAGATAATAATAATCAAGAAGAAATTGAAGTCCCTATAGAAATGGATGAAGCACAACCGATAAGGACAGAGACATCTACATCGGATACTAGAGCTCCAACACCAAAACCAAGACAATCTGTCAGAGAGAGACGACCTCCAGATCGGTATAAGGATTACCAGATGAATGCTTGTGTGGTACCAAGACCACAAGATGCCAGGTTTGAGGCATTAAATAAATTGATTGTCTCAGGTGTTTTAAATCAATTAGACAGTAAGACAGCTGGACGTATGGTTTCTGGTATTTTTCAgtgaaattttcattaaaaaaaaaaatttgttttaacatattttaaacaatattgtgtatgtattttgtgtgtattttatatcagatgttgtttttttttgtgcaaAGTTCGGGCAGTATTATTCTGATTAATAATTATCAGAAAGAGTTATCTCTGAAATAAATTTCAGTGAGTTTTCATGCGAGTGACGTGATGTTATTTTTGTAACTTTCTTATTAACAATGTGAATTGCTGATATTGCATATAGtatcaattgatttttttaatgtattattttaatgtgAGGACACAGTTCTGAAGAGCAGGAGGAAAAGAGTCAGaatcatatttatacatttatgtaaGGTAAGTATGTATCAGTTATTCAGTAGTATAACTAGTGGATGTAGTTTCGATAAAGTATGTTGTTCTTGCTTGTACAATGCTGTTATTATAAACAGTATAGTGAGATAGATAGGTATTGTATCTATTTTGTATAGAAAGGTTATTTGTTGACGGACGATTCTGTTTTTACTGTGACatgacaattttgttttcttcttggtTTGTTATGATGAGGACATCATTTTTCGGGCCAGGGAAGTCTGTAACAGggttgaaatattcatttcacGGATTCTGTTCATGTgttctgttttaaatgttattatttccatATAACGCATTGTGTTTACCTGGGTTACTTATTAAGCTGTGCTCCTGTGGCCAGTCTTAGAGTTAAAGTCAGTCAAGCATGTGAGTTACACATGTCCAGTTTATATAATTGTTCAGTCAGGCTTGACCAGTTATTTTCCCGCCCTTTCCTTTGTCTTCTGGACACTTCTAACTTGAACACAGAGCTGTACACATCTACTTTTAAGAGGTACATTTATAGTACAGAGTTGCCATTACTTCAATATAAGGTTAGTTCTATTTCTACCTGTTTGCATTTACTCTTTCTTGTATTTGCATTGagttgtatttatgttgtgaGTTGATATAACTCATATTTGATAAGTAATTAGGTTAAATTCAGAAAAGCAGCATTGCCATCCTAAACGTGCTAACGATTCCTATAATTCACAGTTTCCCATACTCTTCACATGTATAATCTTATTTGCAGCAGTAGCACAACACCCGCAGAGAATTGTATAAGATTGAGAGAGAGTTCCGTACACATTCCACAAATGGTAAGTGAGAACGAGAAAGAGTTGAGATCTcatgtaattgtatgtttatgctgtatatgtaccatttatcatgttaccagatcttttatatatatttcattgtaacttgttaaaggccacacatgatatgttttatatatttgttactttgcatataataatatagtgtctgataccatgtttatatatgtttcagtGACATGGAATTCGTATAATAATAAAGACGAATACAACATATATTCGGGTGGTTATTTTGAGCCGGGTACTGCCCGTTTATAGGTGCCTGACCGAACATGATACTACGTATAGGTGCCTGACCGAACATGATACTACGTATAGGTGCCTGACCGAACATGAAAAGTGGCccgataaaaataaatttataatacttGTTAAATCAAAAGAGTTTcgaacgaaaaaaacaacaatcgaAACTTAGGAAACTATGGATGCAACTACAAAGTTTGCTAGTAATGTTACTTTGATAAACGTTACAGAACAGGAGACGTTCGACGCGACGTCGCGAGACGTTTCCGGGTGGGATTATCCGCTGGACAGTTACTATGAAAACACGAGGGTGCTGCTCTGGAAGGTTATCCCGCCGATTCTTATTTCCATTGGAACGATCGGAAACGCTGTGACTATTTTCGTGCTGCTTCGTCAGAAGAAAATAACGTCAACGGCGATGTTTCTGTTTGCTCTGGCGCTTTCAGATACGCTCATCTTGTTCAGCGCACTTCTGCCACACTGGGTGTTCTATACCTGGGGCGTTGATATCCGGTTGCTAAGTAACCCCGGGTGTAAAGCGATAGTCTACCTTGCCTACTGCAGCACCCAGCTCTCCTCGTGGCTGATCGTGGCTGTCACGCTCGAGAGGACAGCTTGTGTGCTCTTCCCGCATAAAGTGAAACTGGGCTGTTCCCCACGAAACGCTGGGTTGATCATCGTCACCATTGTGCTAGCCGTGTTcggtattaatataataataccgGTGATATTTGATGTGAATGGATACAATGGCAGGACGTGCACTCCGTCCACGAAGGAATACTACGACATATGGGACTACGTTTACGGATGGATCGATTTCACGTTAAGGTTCGGCGCGCCGTTCCCGCTGCTACTCATTGGCAACGTCATCATCGTAGTGCAGCTCGCGCGCTCCCGTTCAAGACGTCAGCGGATGAACGTTTCCGGTCAGGCACGCGACACGCGTCCAGTGTCGATTCTCATGATAGCACTGTGCGTGCTATTCCTCGTCACGATGACACCAATGTCAGTCTGTTTTGTGTACATCCCCTACCAGAGAGAGAGACTCCTGGCGCTCGCGTTAGTTGATCCTTACACGGCCTGGTTCGGTTACCTGTACATTCAGTTCCTGAACGATGTTACCATTCTGCTCAGCCTCTTCAACGCCACCTTCAACTTTGCCATCTACGTGTTCAGCGGCTCGAAGTTCCGCGGAGAACTGAGAAGCCTGCTTTGCTGTAAGGCAACACAAGGCACCAGCCTGTTTGGAAGCTAGGGGCCGATGCAGACGAAATCTTAATGCCACCAGCAGCAAAATGCCGACCAAACCGTTATCGTTAACACTGTGAcatatttcatattattaaaCACATAATTATGCTGGATTGATTTTGGATATTGGTAATACATATTAGAATTATTCTACACCTTTAATAAATGTGTGATTTCGAAAATAAGGTGACACGGTGTTGTAAGTATACAGGCCTTCAACTCTATGAAAGGCCCCagcctccgcgcagagatttgacgggaaccagcatagctggatcaaatccatgccttcataaccaaccacgtgatgatagtctagccacgtggtacaataatttaccgttgttatttttacttattttaatttaggtaatttatcTTATATAATGAACCTTACATTATacactatttttaaaatgtaaaataaaatgatactactttttatACCAATAAAACTCAAGataaagatctataaataaacatttttaaattaaaaacaaaggtttatttatagatatttgcaaacgaaagtataataaaatgaagTCTCCTGGGGATTTATTTGAGCCACGCCTTGTAAAAACGGGCttatttcatgtgcgtaaagtgtcgtcccagattagcctgtgcgcactgcataAAAGAAACGTTTCCGCTTTTACCGGATTTCGTTTATAAGAGACTTTCCAATGTGTCAACAAACGCTCTTTCagataataacgtagtgacgtcaccatctatgtatagaatgagagactttcttaaaacgaaaactttcacaggctaacctgggacgacagcttacgcgcatgcattaagccccatttttatAGAGTGACTCATATTTGGGATCCACTCTTATTATCTTCAAGTCAGTCAAAACCATTTCTATCACTTTCAGGCTCTGTGCAGTCAAATAATAAATTGTCGGATactaatacaaatatatttttttcaaaataataagccGCTGCTTGTCTatgatatgagcctcgttctggcaaaactgggcctaatgtatgtgcgttaagtgtcatcccagatcttCTTTCTGAAACCGGAGCTTCACTCCAGAAGCATTTTAAGTTACATGTAAACATGAATCTTAAACAATGACAATATATATAACTGTTTAGCAGTGTGAttttgttgttgtaaaaaaataaaacaaaaccgtGCAAAACTTAAACCatgtatgcatagcgtctagaaaaaaggccttggcaaacagcgtagacccagatgagacgccgcatgatgcggcgtctcatcagggtctgcgctgtttgcttaaacgaatttttgtaagaaatattctaaatatagaaataaatatactagacgtccctaattttggaaatatattgatccaatttggaaggatgggagagtccactaggcataaatgggttaacgatgTGGTCAGCAATCTTCGTCAgatgtaacaaaaaatataaatatgtttattttcattttttattacatAAACACACAACACAAACGATTACTCCATGTAATAAAATGTTGCCCCTGTCTTAATTTCAGCTGTCGTCCGTTTCATGTTCACATGTAAGATCAAAGAAAAGCAGTGTTTCTATCACAGGAGGGAAACCCATAgtatttcttatatatatttaatatatacatttaacattatatatatatatatatatatatatatatatatatatatatatatatatatatatatatatatatatatatatatataatactatgggcttccctcctgtggttTCTATCAGCAATTCAGACACGCGCAAAGTCGTCTTCAATGCCTGATATCTATCGTAAAGATGACATACAAGTATGTACAATTCGATTGCAAATGATTTTCGCGAGGCGTTGATTAAAATGTTCAAAGTTGTGAAAATTGCataaaaatggtaaatatttacgaaGACCCTTTGCTGATTGCGCGGCACCTTTTGAAGACGAATTCGTTTGATAAAATATCCGTTATATTACGTGGTTGTATCAC carries:
- the LOC127869749 gene encoding galanin receptor 2a-like; protein product: MDATTKFASNVTLINVTEQETFDATSRDVSGWDYPLDSYYENTRVLLWKVIPPILISIGTIGNAVTIFVLLRQKKITSTAMFLFALALSDTLILFSALLPHWVFYTWGVDIRLLSNPGCKAIVYLAYCSTQLSSWLIVAVTLERTACVLFPHKVKLGCSPRNAGLIIVTIVLAVFGINIIIPVIFDVNGYNGRTCTPSTKEYYDIWDYVYGWIDFTLRFGAPFPLLLIGNVIIVVQLARSRSRRQRMNVSGQARDTRPVSILMIALCVLFLVTMTPMSVCFVYIPYQRERLLALALVDPYTAWFGYLYIQFLNDVTILLSLFNATFNFAIYVFSGSKFRGELRSLLCCKATQGTSLFGS